The Synergistaceae bacterium DNA window CGCATGTCAGACGATGTTTATTTATTATTGAGCAATGACTCGCGCTACACTTGGAGCAGCACAGAATTTGACGAATATAAAATCGTAAGCTCTGACGGTTCATTCGGAAAAACTATAACGGAGACTCTAGCGGTATCGGGAGCTTCTGTAACACTTTCAAGCGGTGCATCATCAAATCACGGAGATTATATTTTGAACGTAAACGGGCTTGACTTTGACGCACTTGGCCTGAAAACGGGCGATAGTTCAACAAGTTTTGATTATTATCTGGGTGCAGCGATCGAGACAACCGACGGGAAAATTTACGGACTCAGACCTCTTTATAATATCTGGGTGCGAACGAATCAGCTCGGATTTTCCGTAAAAGATTTCACAGAGCGCAACGGGACAATTTTAGACGCAGCTTATACGCAAAGTTTAGCAGGTGCAACAATCAGCAAGATTACATACATTCTCAAGGATCAGCCAGACCCTTATATAACCTGCAATATTTACGTGAGAGACTCAACGACAGCAACAGCAGCCCCCGATTATGAGTCAGGCTTCAAAGCGTTTGAGATCGAGAACGGCCAAGTTACAGCAAGAATTATCGTGAGTAATTCACCATCAGGCGCAAATTATAACAAAATAGCGTCTATCAGCTATGACGATCCTAACGGCCATCACGGGTGGAGCACTCTTAACGCAAATTATTACACGTATTCTAACGGTGTATTAATTATGAGCGGCGATATTGTTTCAGCAACTCACACATATAATGTAATTCTTGAGGACTCAAACGGTAAATTTGCAGACATCAGCACGAGATTTAACACTTTCGCGACTGATGCAACGAGTCTAATAATTTCCGATGATAATAACGCAGGTGCAGTAAATTTTTTGCTGACTCCTTCAGGAGTTTGTGATTCCGTCGACAACTTCATGAAGGAGTCTAATTTTGTTATAGCTTCAGATTATACCAGTCCGGACAAAAATTTTTCAGTTGTTTATGAGGGCGGAGAGAATCAAGTCAAGGGTTCAGGCTTCAGCTTTGATATCACGTTAAATAATGTACCGTCGGGAAAAATCGGCGTTGTAGGTTTCGGGAAAATATTTTATTTGACTCCAGACAACTGCGGATCGATGTATAATCATATTTATTCGTCAATTAATGCGCTCGAGACGTACCCCAGCGGCTTTAAAGGCGTGTTCGGAAAAATGTTTCGTGAAATGGGCTTAAAAGTTTGGTCGGTTCTCGATGACGGCTCTTTGCGTGATGTTACTGATTATGTAGGAGCGGGCGCAATGATTTCGGACGATAATAATATCATGATTTATTACGGCGTTATGCTTGCTGATCGTGAAATAACATCTAATGACGAGGGCAATACTTATTATTTCTCACCGGAAGGCGAGACCCTTTTAAGCGACGGAACAGCAGATAATCACTTGATAGCAGCTTATTATTTCGAAGTTCTTGACGAGGACGCGGGAGTCATTGATGAAGCAGATAATAAGGCCGGAATATCTTTTGAAGTCATGAAACCGGGATTTATTGCCTCAGCCGATAACGCAGCAAACGAGAAAAAATTAACTTGGATAATCGGAGACATGGCTTTGTCTGCAAGTTCGCAGTTAATTACTGGCAAAACGAATCAAATAGCAGGGGACAGCGGATTTTCTTTCTCTGTAGAAGTTGACTCAAGCACTATTTCAAGCGATTACACGCCTATAATAGGATTCAGCAAAATTTTTGAGTTCACAGCGTCAAATTTAGGAACCGACGATTTTAACGCGCTTAAGACCAGAGTTACCGAGCTTGTAAATAATTCCGGCAATTTTTACACGAGCGATTATACAGCTTTGACCGAGTCAGGAATAAGCGTGATGGCAAGTTATCCGGATTTAGGGATTCAAGATATTGATATTACCAACACAATGCAATTTGGATTATTTGTGTCGGGCGACGCTGTATTAATGAGTTACGGGGCTGTTGCAGTCGACAGAGCTTTAACCGGCAATGAAGGCGAATTATTAAATATCGGCTTTGAGCAGTGTCCGTTAATGAGTGATGGAATCGAGGACGAAATTATAACAGCTTCATGGTATATCACTCATGCAGGCACAGAAAATCTTCCAAGCAGTTCCAGCGGGTGTAATGCGTTCTCAAGTTCGATTATATTATTATTTGGATTAGCTCTCATTAAGTGCAATAAATCAAGATAAAATTTACTCCTCTTTCTTAAAATGGCTTCTCGTTTTTCACAGCGAGGAGTCATTTTTTTGTATTTATGCGATAATTAGCAGATTAGAAATTTATTTATTATGGAGGATGTTATTACAAACTATGTTTCAGACTATAGACCCGTTTTTAGTTGCAGGCTTGTTATTCTTTATGAGTCTTGTAGCCGGCACAATTTCAGAGAAATATAAGATTCCTTCACTGCTTTTGTTTCTTGCAATAGGAATGATAGCAGGCAGGGACGGACTCGGAGGCTTAAATTTTACTGACGCTGAGGCCGCAAACAACGTCGGTACATTTGCATTAGCTTTCATACTTTTTTCGGGCGGTTTCATGACTAAATTGTCAGATATAAAGCCTATAATCACTCAAGGTGTAGTACTCTCGACTCTGGGCGTATTAATAACAGCAGTAGTTGCGGCTATACCGATTGCAATGCTGCCTATGTTCTCATATAAAGACGCGTTTTTGTTGGGCTCGATAATTTCATCAACGGACGCAGCAGCAGTTTTCTCAATTTTACGCACACAAAAAGTAGGAGTCAAAGGCGTAGTCAAACCGTTATTAGAGTTCGAGTCCGGCAGTAATGACCCTATGGCAGTATTCTTAACGTTAACTGCTATGATATGGCTTACGACTCCTGATGTGCCATTAAACGAGCTTGCAATTAGATTCGTCGTTCAAATGCTTGCGGGCGGTTTAATGGGCGTGATAATGGGCCGTCTTGCGTGCTACATGATTCAGCGTCTGAAAGTTACGAACGAGGCATTATATCCGGTTTGGGGAATTGCAATTGTCTTAATAACGTTTGGACTCACCGAGACAGTTTACGGAAACGGCTATCTTGCTGTATACGTTTGCGGAATTACAATGGGCGAACGCGAGTTTTTGTACAAATACAGCCTGCAAAAATTTCATGAAGGTTTTGCGTGGCTCATGCAAATTATAATGTTCTTGGTGCTGGGTCTCTTAGTCAACCCTGCAGAAGTAATTGATATTTCTGTTATGAGCGTTGGATTATTAATTTCGTTCGCGTTAATGTTTGTTGCACGTCCTGTATCAGTTTTTGCCGGAACTCTTTTCAGCAAACAATTTAATTTCCGGGAAAAATTATTTATTTCTTGGACAGGTCTGCGCGGAGCAGTGCCTATTATTCTTGCTACTTACCCGTTGACTCACGGACATGAGCAGGCTTCTTATATGTTCAATGTAGTATTCTTTGTTGTATTGACGTCTGTATTGATTCAGGGGAAAACTTTAGCATTAGCAGCAAAATTATTAGGCATTGACGCACCAGTCAGAGAGTCGAAATCTTATCCGTTAGCTTTTGACAGGACACCAGGCACAGGCACGGAAGAAACCCGCGAAGTTGATTTAATGCCGGAATATAAGATTGTAGGGAAATGCGTTAAAGATTTGAGATTCCCTGAAGGCGTTACAATTTTGCTGATAAATAGAGATTCGAAATTTTTGATTCCTAAGGGCAACACGGAATTAAAAGCGGGCGACACACTTTTATTATTCGGTGAACGTGAAAAATTGCCGGACGTTGAAGAAAATTTAACGCAGATAAAAGACGATACAAATATTTAATTTCAGCAGCACAATTTTTTTGCAGGAAGGCGAGTCAGCAAAGTAAATGAAACTTTCTGATTCGCTTTTATTATTCGTGATAAAATTTGCGTGATAAATAGCATTATTGGCCGTTGATTTTTTTCGTGAGCGCGTTATTATTCATTTATAAATCATAAGCGAGGGATAAAAGTTTTATGCAAAGATTTCTTAATTTCTTGAAGGAGATAACTACACTTAAAACTGTATGGATCGATAAAGGACAGGGAAAATGGATCGTGAAAAAACGTATGCACCCGGTTTTACGCGGTTTTTTCTGGGTAATGGCCGTCTCTGTAGGTGTTGGAGCGTATATAAATTTTTCGTCAATCAACGAGATTCACAAAGCAAATGCACAGCCTGATCCGGTTATTTCTGCAAGAGTGCGCGAACCTGAAAAACTTGTAACTCTTCCCGTTACTCAACCAGTGCAGCCTGAGCCGGAAAAGCAGGAGACTATAGCAATCCCGTTAAAAGCTGCTCCAGGACCTGACCCCGTTTTGAAACCTGCAATAAAGAAGGGCGGCGACATTTTCGAGAGTCCGGAAAAATTATTAACGAGAAATAATAATAATGACTTCAGAATCGAGATAAACAAATCAAAATTTTTGCTGACTCTGTATAAAGGCGATGAAGTAGTAAAGCAATATTCAATAGCAATCGGCAGAAATCCCGGCGATAAACGAAAAGTCGGCGACAACAGGACTCCGACGGGAAATTTTAAAATTGTATCGATTGAGCCTTCTTCAACATGGAAACACGATTTCGGCGACGGCAAGGGCAAAATTTCAGGAGCTTACGGGCCGTGGTTCTTGAGACTCGATGCTAAAGGATGGAAGGGAATCGGCATTCACGGGACTCACGATCCTGACTCGCGCGGAACTATGGCAACAGAAGGCTGTATCAGACTCAGCAACGAAGATATCAGCGAACTTAGGCGATATGCTTATAGAAATATGCCCGTAACAATTCGGGAAAAATAGGGGGATATTATAATGCTTAAATGCGGAATAGTAGGTCTGCCGCTTTCGGGAAAATCTACAATTTTTAATGTCATCACTCGTGCAGGCGCGGAAGTCAAACCCTATGCAGGCGGAAAAACTGAACCGAATCGCGCATTAGTCAGCGTTCCTGATTCAAGATTTGATAAACTTGTTGAAATTTTTGCACCCAAGAGCGTTAAACCTGCTGACGTTGAATTTGTTGACTTGGCCGGACTCTCACGTGACGCAGGCAAGGGCGCAGGACTCGGAAACTCGTTTTTGTCGTTCGTATCAGAATCTGAAGCATTATTGCACGTAATTAGAGTCTTCAAGAATGACTCTGTGCCTCATCCGGAAAATTCGATTAACCCATTAAGAGACTGGCAGATTGTCGAGTCAGAATTAATTTATCGTGATTTAGGCGTTATAGGCGGCAGACTCTCAAGACTCGACGAGAAGAAAGCGAAGAAAAAATTAACTCCCGCTGAAGTGGCCGAACTCGATTTATTAAAGCAGCTGGAAGAACACTTAATGAATGAGAGACCTTTGCGCGAATTTGCATTAACTGACGAACAAAAGCGTTCATTATCGGGATTTGCTTTCTTGACTCTGAAGCCTGAATTAATAGTGTTAAATCTCGACGACTCACAGACGGGCGAAAAAATTCCGGAATTAGCAGAACTTGAGTCCGTCATGCAAGAAAAAAATCTTGACTCAGTGCGCGTTTATGGAGCTACAGAAATGGAACTTGAACAGCTTGACCCCGCTGACAGACTCGAATTTATGAAAGATTTAGCAATAACGGAACCGGGCAGAGACAGACTCATTCACGAGGCTTATAAATTGCTGGGGCTTATCTCATTCTTTACTAGCGGAGCCGATGAAGTCCGCGCATGGACATTAAAACAAGGTTCTAACGCGGTTGATGCTGCAGGGACGATACATTCAGATTTAGCGAGGGGATTTATACGCGCTCAAGTGGTCTCGTACGATGATTTTATCGCGAATAATGCTTCAATTGCACAATGCCGCGACAAAGGAGTGCTGCGACTCGAAGGCAAAGACTATATCGTGAAAGACGGCGACATGATAGAAATTAGATTTAACGTGTGATAATAAATCCCCCAGTCGTTAAAGGCCGGGGGAAAATTTATTTTATTGCCAACGCCATGTAATTCCCGTAAAATTCGCGTATTTCTATAATTCCCATTCCAAGCCAATTAAACAATTTTTCAAGACAATCACTGCTGAAAACGTGATGATGAAGACAAAAAATTTTTACTGCTATTAAAGTGCGTTGACTATAAATCATGAATCGACGGATCCGGCACAATTTCAGAATCTATAAATTTTTCCCGCATAAATGCATTATACCCCGCAGCAGCAATCATTACAGCATTATCCGTGCAACGTTGAATCTTAGGCAGCCACACACGAAAATTTTTCTGACTCGTTAAGGCCTCACGTAATGCACTGTTAGCAGAGACTCCGCCCGACGCAGAAATTTTATTTATCCCCGTGAGCTTGACTGCTAAATTTATTTTCGCGATTAATGCCTCAACAACTGCACGCTGAAACGAAGCGCACAAATCATTTATTGGCAGTGAGTCAGAATCAGCAAATTTTTTCACCTGCCATAATAAAGCAGTCTTCAACCCGCTGAAACT harbors:
- a CDS encoding potassium/proton antiporter, with product MFQTIDPFLVAGLLFFMSLVAGTISEKYKIPSLLLFLAIGMIAGRDGLGGLNFTDAEAANNVGTFALAFILFSGGFMTKLSDIKPIITQGVVLSTLGVLITAVVAAIPIAMLPMFSYKDAFLLGSIISSTDAAAVFSILRTQKVGVKGVVKPLLEFESGSNDPMAVFLTLTAMIWLTTPDVPLNELAIRFVVQMLAGGLMGVIMGRLACYMIQRLKVTNEALYPVWGIAIVLITFGLTETVYGNGYLAVYVCGITMGEREFLYKYSLQKFHEGFAWLMQIIMFLVLGLLVNPAEVIDISVMSVGLLISFALMFVARPVSVFAGTLFSKQFNFREKLFISWTGLRGAVPIILATYPLTHGHEQASYMFNVVFFVVLTSVLIQGKTLALAAKLLGIDAPVRESKSYPLAFDRTPGTGTEETREVDLMPEYKIVGKCVKDLRFPEGVTILLINRDSKFLIPKGNTELKAGDTLLLFGEREKLPDVEENLTQIKDDTNI
- a CDS encoding L,D-transpeptidase, whose protein sequence is MAVSVGVGAYINFSSINEIHKANAQPDPVISARVREPEKLVTLPVTQPVQPEPEKQETIAIPLKAAPGPDPVLKPAIKKGGDIFESPEKLLTRNNNNDFRIEINKSKFLLTLYKGDEVVKQYSIAIGRNPGDKRKVGDNRTPTGNFKIVSIEPSSTWKHDFGDGKGKISGAYGPWFLRLDAKGWKGIGIHGTHDPDSRGTMATEGCIRLSNEDISELRRYAYRNMPVTIREK
- the ychF gene encoding redox-regulated ATPase YchF, translating into MLKCGIVGLPLSGKSTIFNVITRAGAEVKPYAGGKTEPNRALVSVPDSRFDKLVEIFAPKSVKPADVEFVDLAGLSRDAGKGAGLGNSFLSFVSESEALLHVIRVFKNDSVPHPENSINPLRDWQIVESELIYRDLGVIGGRLSRLDEKKAKKKLTPAEVAELDLLKQLEEHLMNERPLREFALTDEQKRSLSGFAFLTLKPELIVLNLDDSQTGEKIPELAELESVMQEKNLDSVRVYGATEMELEQLDPADRLEFMKDLAITEPGRDRLIHEAYKLLGLISFFTSGADEVRAWTLKQGSNAVDAAGTIHSDLARGFIRAQVVSYDDFIANNASIAQCRDKGVLRLEGKDYIVKDGDMIEIRFNV